A stretch of Pseudoprevotella muciniphila DNA encodes these proteins:
- a CDS encoding ATP-binding protein produces the protein MAIIIERKQLLKELISKRWNGKVKIITGKRRSGKSFLLSTLYKNYLLKEGASEDNIIEIALDKDEHSPYRNPRVLSSYVKEKTNDHSQKYYVFIDEIQLSYKVKNTDLDESSVPEEDRELLYTTFYDVLNDLRMQDNLDIYVTGSNSKMLSKDIVTNFRDRGSEVKVFPLSFREFYGRVKLKAERITLV, from the coding sequence ATGGCTATTATAATTGAACGTAAACAACTGCTTAAAGAACTCATCAGTAAACGGTGGAATGGAAAGGTGAAAATCATAACCGGCAAAAGGAGGTCCGGTAAATCTTTCCTGCTTTCTACCTTGTATAAGAATTATCTGTTGAAAGAGGGTGCCTCAGAAGATAATATCATTGAAATCGCATTGGATAAGGATGAACATTCTCCTTATCGCAATCCTCGTGTGCTTTCTTCCTATGTCAAAGAAAAGACGAACGATCATAGTCAGAAGTATTATGTCTTTATTGACGAAATCCAGTTGTCGTATAAAGTCAAGAACACCGATTTGGATGAGAGTTCTGTGCCTGAAGAAGACAGGGAACTGCTTTATACGACTTTCTATGATGTCCTAAATGATTTGCGGATGCAGGACAACCTGGACATCTATGTGACAGGTTCCAACTCCAAGATGCTGTCGAAGGACATCGTTACCAACTTCCGAGACCGTGGCTCGGAAGTGAAAGTGTTTCCGCTTTCATTCAGGGAGTTTTATGGTAGGGTGAAATTGAAGGCTGAAAGAATAACTTTAGTATAG
- the gloA2 gene encoding SMU1112c/YaeR family gloxylase I-like metalloprotein, translating to MLKLRKVHHIAIICADYRRSLEFYTNVLGLQVVAEHYRAERLSYKTDLALNGEYVVELFSFPSPPKRLTHPEAIGLRHLAFEVDDVKQAVAELDAMGICHEDIRRDEYTEKDFVFLTDPDGQPIELYSHL from the coding sequence ATGCTCAAATTAAGAAAAGTACACCACATTGCCATTATCTGTGCGGACTACAGACGCTCACTCGAATTCTATACAAACGTGTTGGGGCTGCAAGTTGTGGCAGAGCACTATCGTGCCGAAAGGCTGTCTTATAAAACCGACTTGGCTTTGAATGGAGAATATGTGGTAGAACTTTTCTCGTTCCCTTCGCCGCCAAAACGACTCACACACCCCGAAGCCATAGGATTGCGACATCTGGCATTTGAGGTGGATGATGTCAAGCAAGCCGTAGCCGAACTCGACGCAATGGGGATTTGCCACGAAGATATTAGAAGAGACGAATACACAGAAAAGGACTTCGTTTTTCTCACCGACCCCGACGGACAGCCCATAGAACTCTATTCACACCTATAA
- a CDS encoding sulfatase-like hydrolase/transferase, translated as MRPYFLLSLLPAVATAQERPNVIVILADDLGYGDMSCYGAQRVQTPCVDALAESGIRFTNAHAIASTSTPSRYSLLTGEYAWRKPGTDVAAGDAGMIIRPEQFTMADAFKSAGYATGAIGKWHLGLGDKSGEQDWNAPLSASLGDLGFDYHYIMAATADRVPCVFIENGMVANYDATSPIEVSYKRNFEGEPTGAKNPELLYNLKHSHGHDMSIVNGIGRIGFMKGGGKALWKDENIADSIAQHAINFICNNREKPFFLYLATNDIHVPRFPHDRFRGKNAMGLRGDAIAQFDWTVGRVTRTLDSLGIRENTLIILSSDNGPVVDDGYDDKAEDLLGSHKPAGPYRGMKYSAFEGGSIVPCIVNWKGHVEAGQTSDALISQIDWLTSLAKLTGTRIPRGAAPDSEDHISTLLGYDRADRDYVIEFAANHTLSIRDKRWKYITPNNGSKMITWGPKIETGNDPEPQLYDMTAAYESDNQACNYPDIVERLKKQLEAEKTKTPQGK; from the coding sequence ATGCGACCATATTTTCTCTTATCGCTTCTTCCTGCCGTTGCTACGGCGCAGGAGCGTCCTAACGTGATTGTGATACTTGCCGATGATTTGGGCTACGGCGATATGTCCTGCTATGGCGCCCAACGAGTACAGACGCCCTGTGTTGACGCACTTGCTGAAAGCGGTATCCGCTTCACCAATGCCCACGCTATAGCATCTACGAGTACTCCTTCGAGATATAGCCTTCTGACCGGCGAATATGCCTGGCGCAAACCCGGCACAGACGTTGCTGCCGGTGATGCAGGCATGATTATCCGACCAGAGCAATTTACCATGGCAGATGCGTTTAAGAGCGCAGGTTATGCCACGGGTGCCATCGGCAAATGGCATCTGGGACTCGGCGACAAGTCAGGTGAACAGGACTGGAATGCCCCCTTGAGTGCATCGCTAGGGGATTTGGGGTTCGACTATCACTATATCATGGCGGCTACTGCCGACCGTGTGCCATGCGTGTTCATAGAGAACGGCATGGTTGCCAACTATGATGCCACATCACCTATTGAGGTGAGTTATAAACGTAACTTTGAGGGAGAGCCTACAGGCGCCAAGAATCCAGAACTACTCTACAACCTGAAACACAGCCATGGTCACGACATGTCCATCGTCAACGGCATAGGTCGCATCGGTTTTATGAAAGGTGGCGGCAAGGCGCTCTGGAAAGACGAGAACATTGCTGACAGCATAGCACAACATGCCATCAACTTCATCTGCAACAACCGCGAAAAGCCCTTCTTCCTCTACCTCGCCACTAATGACATCCATGTGCCACGCTTCCCGCATGACCGCTTCCGCGGCAAGAATGCGATGGGGCTGCGCGGTGATGCTATTGCGCAATTCGATTGGACTGTAGGTCGCGTTACACGAACATTGGACAGCCTCGGTATCCGCGAGAACACACTCATCATTCTCTCGAGCGACAATGGTCCTGTGGTGGATGATGGTTACGATGACAAGGCAGAAGACCTGCTTGGCAGTCATAAACCAGCCGGACCTTATCGCGGGATGAAATACAGTGCCTTCGAAGGTGGATCTATCGTACCTTGTATTGTTAACTGGAAAGGACACGTTGAAGCAGGACAGACATCAGATGCCCTGATTTCACAAATAGACTGGCTGACTTCACTCGCTAAATTGACAGGCACACGCATTCCACGCGGTGCTGCACCAGATAGTGAAGACCATATCTCTACCCTGCTCGGCTACGACCGCGCCGACAGAGACTATGTCATAGAATTTGCAGCCAACCATACGCTTTCCATTCGCGACAAGCGCTGGAAATATATCACGCCCAACAACGGGTCGAAAATGATTACGTGGGGGCCGAAAATCGAGACCGGCAACGACCCCGAGCCCCAACTCTACGACATGACAGCCGCTTACGAAAGCGACAACCAGGCTTGCAATTATCCAGACATCGTGGAAAGGCTGAAAAAACAGTTAGAGGCAGAAAAGACAAAAACTCCTCAAGGGAAATAA
- a CDS encoding RluA family pseudouridine synthase: MDVLYEDNHIIIVNKQPGEIVQGDKTGDVPLSETVKAYLKTKYDKPGNVFLGVTHRLDRPTSGIVLFAKTSKALSRLNAMFSKGEISKTYHAIVPRMADTEDTTLTHWLTRNERQNKSYAHDKETKDSKKAILTFRTISHGDRYTLVEVQLHTGRHHQIRCQLAAIGHVIKGDLKYGAPRSNPDGSISLHARQIAFEHPVSHEQIDVKAPYPAGIWDSLAGEK, from the coding sequence ATGGACGTACTTTACGAAGATAACCATATCATCATCGTGAACAAACAGCCTGGCGAAATCGTTCAGGGCGACAAGACTGGCGATGTTCCATTAAGCGAAACGGTGAAAGCCTACCTGAAGACGAAATACGATAAGCCTGGTAACGTGTTTCTGGGTGTTACTCATCGTTTGGACCGTCCTACGAGCGGTATTGTGCTTTTTGCCAAGACGAGCAAGGCGTTGTCCCGCCTTAATGCCATGTTTTCAAAAGGCGAGATCAGCAAGACTTACCACGCCATTGTGCCTCGTATGGCTGATACAGAAGATACAACTCTTACTCATTGGCTTACACGCAACGAGCGACAGAACAAATCGTACGCCCATGACAAAGAAACAAAGGATAGCAAGAAAGCCATTCTCACTTTTCGCACGATAAGCCATGGCGACCGCTACACGCTCGTCGAAGTACAACTCCACACAGGCCGCCACCACCAGATTCGCTGTCAACTGGCTGCTATAGGCCACGTGATAAAAGGTGACCTGAAATATGGTGCTCCTCGTTCCAATCCAGACGGAAGCATTTCGCTCCATGCACGACAGATAGCCTTTGAACATCCTGTGTCGCACGAACAAATAGATGTAAAGGCACCTTACCCTGCTGGCATTTGGGATAGTCTTGCTGGCGAAAAATGA
- a CDS encoding MATE family efflux transporter produces the protein MTKDGLLKMVRTGKHLTFRQQIMLAVSLSVPAILAQISVIIMQYIDAAMVGSLGANASASIGLVATTTWLFGGLCSGVSAGFSVQVAHRIGAHDEVGARAVLRQGLVSAFIFSLAVAVVGVLISDALPTWLGGSESIHADASAYFMIYAISIPVMQIYFLSAAMLRCSGNMLVPSLLGVGACTLDVIMNAFFIFPTRTITVLGLDIMLPGFGLGVVGAALGTLVAFVISAVAMFGFLALRSKELNLLHEHGNFKPERRTLQRAVKIGAPMMVQHAVMCSAQILTTVIVAPLGTFAIAANSFAITAESLCYMPGYGVSDAATTLVGQSLGAGRPELMRRFAIMTIGLGMVVMALMGLVMYMAAPLMMEVLSPVEQIQVLGIECLRIEAWAEPMFAASIVAYGVFVGAGDTIVPSGMNLASMWAVRLTLAAFLAPIYGLQGVWMAMCAELTFRGLIFLIRLAWCFNHKKEWIHKK, from the coding sequence ATGACCAAAGACGGGCTATTAAAAATGGTGAGAACAGGCAAACACCTCACGTTCCGGCAGCAAATCATGTTGGCGGTTTCGCTCAGTGTGCCTGCCATTCTTGCTCAGATATCGGTCATCATCATGCAGTATATCGATGCAGCGATGGTGGGAAGTCTCGGTGCAAATGCGTCGGCAAGCATAGGGCTTGTGGCTACTACCACGTGGCTCTTCGGAGGACTGTGTTCGGGCGTCTCTGCCGGTTTCAGCGTGCAGGTGGCGCACAGGATAGGGGCGCACGATGAAGTGGGGGCGAGGGCTGTGTTACGTCAAGGCCTCGTCAGCGCTTTCATTTTCAGTCTTGCGGTGGCTGTAGTGGGGGTGTTGATAAGCGATGCCTTACCCACGTGGCTCGGCGGATCAGAAAGCATCCACGCAGATGCATCGGCTTATTTTATGATATATGCCATCAGCATCCCTGTCATGCAAATCTATTTCCTCTCTGCAGCAATGTTGCGTTGTAGCGGGAATATGCTGGTGCCAAGCCTGTTGGGGGTCGGAGCCTGTACGCTCGACGTGATAATGAATGCATTTTTTATTTTTCCTACTCGGACGATAACTGTTCTCGGACTGGACATCATGTTGCCAGGATTCGGACTGGGAGTAGTTGGCGCAGCATTAGGCACGTTGGTGGCTTTTGTTATAAGTGCTGTTGCAATGTTTGGTTTTCTTGCGCTGCGTTCCAAAGAACTCAATCTGTTGCATGAACATGGAAACTTCAAACCCGAACGACGCACACTGCAACGTGCCGTGAAAATTGGAGCGCCCATGATGGTGCAGCATGCCGTGATGTGTTCAGCACAAATCCTGACGACGGTCATCGTGGCACCACTTGGAACATTCGCCATAGCAGCCAACTCTTTTGCCATAACGGCAGAAAGTCTTTGCTATATGCCCGGATATGGTGTAAGCGATGCGGCAACCACACTCGTAGGACAAAGTCTCGGAGCAGGCAGGCCCGAACTGATGCGACGCTTTGCCATAATGACAATAGGACTTGGAATGGTTGTTATGGCTCTCATGGGATTGGTGATGTACATGGCGGCACCGCTGATGATGGAAGTGCTCTCGCCAGTAGAACAAATACAGGTTTTGGGAATAGAATGTTTACGCATAGAAGCGTGGGCAGAACCGATGTTCGCTGCATCTATCGTAGCGTATGGCGTTTTTGTCGGTGCAGGCGACACAATAGTCCCCAGTGGCATGAATCTTGCAAGTATGTGGGCGGTAAGACTTACCCTTGCTGCATTCCTCGCACCTATATATGGCTTACAGGGTGTATGGATGGCAATGTGTGCCGAACTTACTTTTAGGGGACTGATCTTCCTCATTCGACTCGCTTGGTGCTTCAATCACAAAAAGGAATGGATACATAAGAAATGA
- a CDS encoding ATP-binding protein: MEKDEAEKRKYLISLFNNVYLKDIVERYNLKDDIVLDALVNALSSAVGSLTNPTKLANTASSLMGMNTSNHTVKNYLDFLEDAFLFVSASRYNIKGRRYFDNIQKYYAMDLGLRNAKLNLRQQERSHLMENLIFLELLRLGYSVDVGIVEVRKLVDGKRIASQYEIDFVINTTRQKIYVQSALNVDTPEKKEQETFSMKNTGDSFRKIVLLDGNRKPWTDDDGITYVGVIQFLLGEVDIEKI; this comes from the coding sequence TTGGAAAAGGATGAAGCGGAAAAGCGGAAATATCTTATCAGCCTTTTCAATAATGTATATCTAAAAGACATCGTGGAGCGTTATAATCTTAAAGACGACATCGTGCTTGACGCTTTGGTGAACGCATTGTCTTCCGCTGTCGGTTCTTTGACCAATCCAACCAAACTTGCTAATACGGCAAGTTCGCTTATGGGAATGAATACTTCTAACCACACGGTCAAGAACTATTTGGACTTTTTGGAAGATGCCTTCTTATTCGTCTCTGCAAGCAGGTATAACATTAAAGGCAGGCGGTATTTTGACAACATACAGAAATACTATGCGATGGACTTAGGGCTTAGAAATGCCAAACTGAATCTCAGGCAGCAGGAAAGGTCGCATCTGATGGAAAACTTAATATTCTTAGAGCTACTTCGTCTTGGCTATAGTGTGGACGTGGGAATTGTAGAAGTCAGAAAGTTGGTTGACGGGAAAAGAATAGCCTCGCAGTATGAAATTGACTTCGTTATAAATACTACGCGGCAAAAAATATATGTCCAGTCAGCCCTTAATGTCGATACCCCAGAAAAGAAGGAGCAGGAGACTTTTTCAATGAAGAATACAGGAGATTCTTTCCGGAAAATTGTTTTGCTTGATGGCAACCGTAAGCCTTGGACAGATGATGATGGCATAACTTATGTTGGGGTAATACAATTTCTTTTAGGAGAAGTTGATATTGAAAAAATATAA
- a CDS encoding S46 family peptidase, protein MKKLLIALALVFGVSGTVKADGGMWLLKLMEQQHLADSLKKAGLEIDPSELYSEDGPSLKDVVGIFGAGCTGEVVSPDGLILTNNHCGFDFVHAMSTMENNYLQEGFYAHSRAEELPTPKLDFVFVRAIEDVTKQVIEATEGMNEYMRQSEYVLEPIGSELLKNSKWANKKGMRARVVPYFGGNQFYVFYEQAYNDVRLVVNVPQNFGQFGENQDNWMWPRHNADFAVFRIYADKNGEPAEYSEDNVPLKCDKYLPISMKGIENGDFAMVMGFPGQTTRYMTASEIQSHTQKFDKPINTMGTVILDHMKNLMDNDKELNLSMASDYFMIGNTVKNFGGEIDAVRKLKLVERTRVKEAGFRQWAEEQGKPEYNEAIDAIDRITAEYGDTLHDLYLANFGMRQMAVKIPAPMVKSYVEGYKELKGESGVTAREGIMSSMKFLTPAEMQRDRNLMKKILRTWVDNKLLDATFCNLSTTTDVDAFVNNMYDNSVFIDSMRLESFLKKPNMKTLEADPIYKFKTEYQDYLMSLAANTMVYESMLAEYDKVYVGAQLERNGFSTAPDANMTLRMTYGHVCDLKPRDGVTYDYQTVIDGMFEKENPNDPDYVINEDVRRLYEAGDYGRYARPDGKLPACFITDNDITGGNSGSPVMNAKGELIGIAFDGNIESLSSDLEYNKNLQRCISVDIRYVLWAIDKLGGSTYILDELDIRN, encoded by the coding sequence ATGAAAAAACTTCTAATTGCCCTCGCGTTAGTCTTTGGCGTGAGCGGAACAGTAAAGGCAGACGGTGGCATGTGGCTACTCAAACTCATGGAGCAGCAACACCTTGCCGACTCCCTTAAAAAGGCAGGCCTTGAAATTGACCCCTCCGAACTATACAGCGAGGACGGACCTTCGCTCAAGGATGTAGTAGGAATCTTCGGTGCAGGATGCACAGGCGAAGTGGTAAGTCCGGACGGACTTATTCTCACCAACAACCACTGCGGCTTCGATTTCGTACATGCCATGTCAACCATGGAGAACAACTATCTGCAGGAAGGCTTCTATGCACATTCGCGTGCAGAGGAATTGCCCACACCGAAACTCGACTTCGTCTTTGTACGCGCCATTGAAGACGTAACGAAGCAAGTAATCGAAGCGACAGAAGGTATGAACGAATATATGCGTCAGAGCGAGTATGTGCTCGAACCTATCGGAAGCGAACTCCTTAAAAACAGCAAATGGGCTAACAAAAAAGGTATGCGCGCAAGAGTGGTGCCTTACTTCGGAGGCAACCAATTCTATGTGTTCTATGAGCAGGCTTACAACGACGTAAGGCTCGTGGTTAACGTACCGCAAAACTTCGGGCAGTTCGGAGAAAATCAGGACAACTGGATGTGGCCGCGCCATAACGCCGACTTCGCCGTATTCAGAATCTATGCCGACAAAAATGGCGAACCGGCAGAATACAGCGAGGACAACGTGCCCCTCAAGTGCGACAAATATCTCCCCATATCAATGAAGGGTATAGAGAACGGCGACTTTGCTATGGTAATGGGATTCCCCGGACAAACAACAAGATACATGACTGCTTCTGAAATACAGTCGCATACGCAGAAATTCGATAAACCCATCAATACGATGGGCACGGTGATACTCGACCACATGAAGAACCTCATGGACAACGACAAGGAACTTAACCTCTCCATGGCAAGCGATTACTTCATGATAGGAAATACAGTGAAGAATTTTGGCGGAGAAATTGACGCTGTGCGCAAACTCAAACTTGTGGAACGTACAAGAGTGAAAGAAGCGGGCTTCCGTCAGTGGGCAGAAGAACAAGGTAAGCCTGAATATAATGAAGCCATTGATGCCATCGACAGAATTACAGCAGAATATGGAGATACTCTTCACGATTTGTATCTCGCAAACTTCGGTATGCGACAGATGGCTGTGAAAATACCGGCACCAATGGTGAAGTCATACGTGGAAGGCTACAAGGAACTTAAAGGCGAATCAGGCGTAACGGCACGCGAAGGTATTATGTCGAGCATGAAGTTCCTGACACCAGCCGAAATGCAGCGCGACCGCAATCTGATGAAGAAAATACTCCGCACATGGGTGGACAACAAATTGCTCGACGCCACATTCTGCAATCTAAGCACAACAACAGATGTGGATGCTTTCGTAAATAATATGTACGATAACTCTGTCTTCATCGACAGCATGCGTCTTGAGTCTTTCCTGAAGAAACCAAACATGAAGACGCTCGAAGCAGACCCCATTTACAAATTCAAGACAGAATATCAGGATTATCTGATGTCTTTGGCTGCAAATACAATGGTGTATGAATCAATGCTTGCAGAATACGACAAAGTCTATGTAGGCGCACAACTCGAACGCAACGGATTCTCAACTGCACCCGATGCTAACATGACACTGAGAATGACATACGGACATGTGTGCGACCTCAAACCGCGCGATGGTGTAACATACGACTACCAGACCGTAATCGACGGTATGTTTGAGAAAGAAAACCCCAACGACCCGGATTATGTCATCAACGAAGACGTGCGCCGTCTTTATGAAGCAGGCGACTATGGACGCTATGCACGCCCCGACGGCAAACTCCCCGCTTGCTTCATCACCGACAACGATATCACAGGAGGAAACAGCGGTTCGCCGGTTATGAACGCAAAAGGTGAACTCATCGGCATCGCATTCGACGGTAACATCGAGTCTCTCTCGTCCGATCTCGAATACAACAAAAATCTCCAGCGTTGCATCAGTGTGGATATACGCTATGTACTCTGGGCAATCGACAAACTCGGAGGTTCAACATACATACTCGACGAACTCGACATAAGGAACTAA
- a CDS encoding DUF3737 family protein: protein MTKNNIENKEFEGERPLYAMHGLHLNNVTIHAGESALKECSNIVCENCRFEGKYPLWNTINFKVHNCLFTEGSRAALWYSENLEMTDTIVEAPKMFRDMKNLHLNRVKLTNAQETLWNCQGIRLENVTADNADYIMMHCADIEIDNLVLNGNYSFQYSKNIVIRNSILNTKDAFWETDNCTVYDSEINGEYLAWNSRNLRLVRCHITGTQPLCYCDGLILEDCTFGADADLALEYSSVQGNIKGHIVSIKNPRTGNIAIDSVGEIIIDNNIKAPADCKVIVKNDKKCV, encoded by the coding sequence ATGACAAAGAATAATATCGAAAATAAGGAATTTGAGGGAGAAAGGCCGCTCTATGCAATGCACGGTCTCCACCTCAATAATGTTACAATACACGCAGGAGAGAGCGCGCTGAAAGAGTGTAGCAATATAGTCTGTGAAAACTGCAGATTCGAAGGGAAATATCCGCTTTGGAATACCATTAACTTCAAAGTTCATAATTGCCTTTTTACCGAAGGCAGTAGGGCAGCATTGTGGTATTCTGAAAATCTTGAAATGACCGACACAATCGTGGAGGCTCCTAAAATGTTTCGCGACATGAAGAACCTGCACCTCAACAGGGTGAAGTTGACCAATGCACAGGAAACACTCTGGAACTGTCAGGGCATACGTCTTGAGAATGTTACGGCTGATAATGCAGACTACATCATGATGCACTGTGCAGACATCGAGATAGACAACCTCGTGCTCAATGGCAACTATTCTTTCCAATATTCTAAAAACATTGTCATCCGTAATTCTATACTCAACACGAAGGATGCTTTCTGGGAAACGGACAATTGCACCGTCTATGATAGCGAAATCAATGGAGAATACCTCGCATGGAACTCCCGTAACCTCCGATTGGTTCGCTGCCACATCACAGGCACACAACCGCTCTGCTACTGCGATGGACTTATCCTCGAGGACTGCACCTTCGGAGCAGACGCTGACCTCGCGCTCGAATATAGTAGTGTGCAAGGCAATATAAAAGGACACATCGTCAGCATAAAAAATCCACGAACAGGAAATATCGCCATCGACAGTGTTGGAGAAATCATCATTGATAATAACATCAAAGCACCAGCAGACTGCAAAGTCATCGTGAAAAATGACAAAAAGTGCGTTTAA
- a CDS encoding OmpA family protein, which produces MKIKFYAAALAAMFGATIASAQEYEPYPYGFVGVQGGAQLTFTNYDHGKLITPVGAVQLGAMFTPEIGARLHVGGWMNKTAAGHNTGYGTTKFNYLTADADLLVNLTNVFSKKKVHPLDVYLVAGIGLSKAWNLDDIDAVQSKYITKPDDKFAHNLRIGGMLEYNFAKHWSANLEVDLNNLGDRFNSKLNGHDDMQLTAMLGLTYKFGFKKKVLPPPPPKPEPKPEPKPEPKPEPKPEPKPVPPPPAPKPAPKPVEPKFVPEDTQIDLFFNESKVVITDENDDKIRQLADWVKKHDNCRVNVSGYADKGTGKAARNQVLSEQRAENVKKALIEQYGISADKITTNAFGDTVQPYAENNKNRLARITAKTYKK; this is translated from the coding sequence ATGAAGATAAAATTCTATGCGGCAGCATTAGCCGCTATGTTTGGAGCAACGATTGCTTCAGCACAAGAGTATGAGCCTTATCCCTACGGATTTGTAGGTGTTCAGGGCGGCGCACAACTGACATTCACCAACTACGACCACGGTAAACTCATTACTCCTGTTGGTGCAGTGCAACTCGGTGCGATGTTTACCCCCGAAATTGGTGCACGTCTGCACGTAGGTGGCTGGATGAACAAGACCGCTGCCGGTCACAACACAGGCTACGGTACAACCAAGTTCAACTACCTTACAGCCGACGCAGACCTTCTCGTGAACCTGACAAACGTGTTCAGCAAGAAAAAAGTACATCCATTAGATGTATATCTTGTTGCAGGTATAGGTTTGAGCAAGGCATGGAATCTTGATGATATTGATGCTGTTCAAAGCAAATACATCACCAAGCCAGACGACAAGTTTGCACACAACCTGCGCATCGGTGGTATGCTGGAGTACAACTTTGCGAAACACTGGTCAGCAAACCTTGAAGTGGACCTCAACAACCTCGGCGACCGTTTCAATTCTAAACTGAACGGCCACGACGACATGCAACTGACTGCCATGTTGGGACTTACTTATAAGTTCGGCTTCAAGAAGAAGGTGCTTCCTCCACCTCCACCCAAACCTGAGCCCAAGCCTGAGCCCAAACCGGAACCAAAACCGGAACCCAAGCCCGAGCCCAAGCCGGTACCTCCTCCCCCTGCGCCCAAACCTGCTCCTAAACCTGTAGAGCCGAAGTTTGTGCCAGAGGATACACAGATTGACCTTTTCTTCAATGAATCGAAGGTTGTCATCACAGACGAGAATGACGACAAGATTCGCCAACTGGCAGACTGGGTGAAGAAGCACGACAACTGCCGCGTGAACGTAAGCGGCTATGCTGACAAGGGTACAGGTAAGGCTGCACGCAATCAGGTTCTTTCAGAACAACGCGCCGAAAACGTGAAGAAAGCACTCATTGAACAATACGGCATCAGTGCCGACAAGATTACGACCAACGCATTCGGCGACACTGTTCAGCCATACGCAGAAAACAACAAGAACAGGTTGGCTCGAATCACGGCGAAGACCTATAAGAAATAA